The genomic stretch CCGCGTTCCGCGATTGCGCCAGGGCTGTTCATCCAGCCCGCGCCACACAAGAGCAGCGGGCCCGCCGACGCCGAAATATGCACAAGAGATACTCCCGATCCACTTGTCACTCGTTCGGCGGGCCGCATTTCTCCGAGGTTTCTAGCTACTCGAAACGGGCAGTGAAACGCGTGCGACAAGGCCGCCCTCGCTGCGATTGCGGAGCGTGACTTCCCCGCCATGCGCCCGCGCGATCGCGCGCGCGCTGGCCAGTCCCAGGCCGACGCCGCCGCTTGCGCGATTCCGCGACTGCTCGATCCGAAAAAACGGCTCGAAGACCCGCTCGAGCAGCTCTTCGGGGACCCCCGGCCCCAGGTCGCGCACTTCCACCCAGGCGCGGCCGCCGCTCGTGCCGATCGCCACCGTCGCTTGCCCGCCATACAGAACGGCGTTGCGGATCAGATTGCCGAACAGCCGTTTCAGCTCCGCGCGATCCCCGTCGACGATCGCGGCGGCGCCCTCTTCGAGTCGCACGTCGTCGCCATTGTCGCTGAACGAGTCGGTCACGCTCTCCATCAGCGCGCGCAGGTCGAGGCGCTGCCGCTTGGGCGGAACGGTCAGGTCGCGAACGAGCGACAGCGTCGACGAGAGCATCGCCTCCATGTCCTTGATGTCGGTCTCCGTCGCAGCGCGCAAAGGCTCCGGCGCGTTCTCCATACGGAAGGCAATGCGCGCGAGCGGCGTACGGAGATCATGCGCGATCGCCGCCAGCAGCATCGAGCGATCTTCGATATAGCGCGAGACCCGCGCCTGCATCTGGTTGAGCGCGGATGCCGCCTCCTCGATCTCCGGCGGCCCGCGGACGGGCACGGGGGCAGAGCGCGGATCGCGGCCAAGGCGCTCGGCGGCCTCGGCGAACGCCGCGATCGGGCGCGTGATCCGCCGCGCCAGCCACCAGGCGAACGGTGCAATCGCCAGCAACGCGGCGAGCAGCCACGACAGGGCGCGCCAACGCCAGAACGTGGCGAAGCCGCGCGCCGGCCGCGCGGTCCGCCAGCTGCCGTCCGCAAGTTGCAGCGAGACCAAAAAATCGCCGAACAGCAATTCATCGCTCGGCCTCCCGAACCGCTCGCGCGGGAGGCCCCCAAAGGGTGGCGGGCCGCTCGACAAGCGCCCATCGGGGCCCACGCGCCGGGGAAAATGCGGTTCGAGGAACAACTGCAAGCGAAGCCGGGAGGCCGGAACGCCCAGCCGCTGGGTGAACAAGGCCCGCATCCGCGCCGAACTCTCGCTCTGCCGGGTGGCGAGGGTGGCGGGCGGCTCCGCGCTCAGGAGCAGGTTTCGGCTCGAGTCATGCCCCGTCTTCAACGCTGCGCTGACCTGATCGACGCTGAACAGGCGCGGGACAGGCGCGGGCAGGACGAACAGGAGCACGCCACTGATGAGCTGCGCTGCCGCGGCACTGGCCAGCATCACCAGGAATATCCGCAACAGCAGCGAAAACCGCTTTAAATTCGGCATCCGGATCAAGCGCGTTGCACCTGCGGCGAAAACAGATAGCCTTCATGCTTGACGGTGCGGATGACATCGTCGCCCGGCGCGCGCAGCTTGCGGCGAAGGCGGCTCACCTGGATGTCGATCGCACGCCCGAACGCCTCGCTATCGCGGCCCCGCGACAATTCGAGCAACGCATCGCGGCTGAGGACGCGCCGCGGATGCTGGACGAAGGCGCGCAGCACCGCGAACTCGCCATCGGTCAGGTCGATGAGCGTGGCATGGCCGTCCAGCAGTTCGTTCGACGACAGGTCGATCGTCCACTCCCCGAACGAATAGCGCTCCGGGCGCGTCACGGGCCGTTCCTGCCGGCGTAGAACGGCACGGACGTTCGCCAGGACCTCGCGCGGGGTACAGGTTTTGGTGAGGTAATAGTCGGCGCCGAATTCCAGCCCCGCGATACGATCCTGCTCTTCGCCAAGCGCGCTGAACAGCACCACGGGCGGGCCGCCGTCATCCACGAGGCGCCGGCACGCCGACAGCCCGTCCTCGCCCGGCATCATCACGTCCAGGATGATAAGGTCGACGGGCGTGCGGACCAGAGCCTGGTTCATCTCGATCGTATTCGCCGCAGTGCATACGTCATATCCATGGGCGCTCAGGCTGTTCGCCAGAAGCGTACGGATGCTGATGTCATCATCGACGACGAGAACCTTGCTCACGCTCGAGCCTCCATTGCTCCATGCCTCACCGCCCTCTTGCGCCTCCGCGACGATCGACTTCCTTCGCTGCCTCCCTCGTTCAATAACAGGCGAGTCATCGGGAGCTCCTGAGGGAGCAAGGGCGATCGTTACGGAGGCGGCGTCTGCTTCCCGTGTTTCCTGCAGATTTCACTTTCGCTCGGTCGCTGAAACCGCGGATGGCAGCCGTCCGGGCGCGCGGCGCCGACGGCGCCAGGCGGCTTGCTTCCTCCGGACTTCGAAGCGCCCGCTGGAAACCTCAGGGAAATACGGCCCCGCGAACGAGGACGCCCTCGGTCCATAGGGAGTTCAAGTGGCCATCTCCGAATCGGCAGATCCGCTGCCCTTGTCCGGCGTGGTCCGCCCATCCGGATCGGGCACAGGGGCCAGGATTCGGTCCGCCGGCCTCGGGCGGACCTCGCTTCACACAGACGCACCGCGCCGCCCCCTCACCTTGCAAGGATTCGTTACATGAAACTGCGCGTTCTGCTGCGTACGACCTGCTTCGGCTCGCTCGCGATGGCGGCCACCCCGGCATTTGCCCAAACTACCGTCAGCGCCGACAGCAGCACCGCGCTCGCGACGTCCAAAGCGGGTGACGTGACGATCAAGAACGATGTCGAGCTGAGCGTCGCGTCCGGCGCCGCGATCACCGTCGACAGCAACAACAAGGTGACCGTCAGCGAAGACGACGACGACGACAGCGACGACGAAGCCGGCCAGATCACCGCCGGCACGGGCGATGGCGCAACCGGCATCCTGATCAAGCCCGGCGTCGCCACCACCGTCACCAACGACGGCGTGATCACCGTGCTGGAAGATTACGACCCCGTCGATGACGACGCCAATGGCGTTGCCGACGGCGTGCTGGCCTCTGCCAGCAACCGCTACGGTATCTGGGCAGAGCCGGGCGGGACGGTGACGGGGACGATCACCAATACGGGATCGATCACCGTCGAAGGGCTGAATTCGGGCGGCATCGTCCTCGATTCGACGCTGGACGGCTCGCTTGTGCAACAGGGGACGATCTATGTGGCGGGCGACAACAGCGTCGGCATCCGCACCGCCGACGTAACCGGCGACATCATCCTGGAAGGGACGACCGTGGTCACCGGGGCCGGCGCGCGCGCGCTGAGCGTCGAAGGCGATGTCGGGGGGACGATCCGCATCCAGGGCACTGTCGGGCACCAGACGACCTTCACCTATGACGACGACGACAACACCATCGCGCTGTCGCGGTTCGACCTGCGGTCGGGCGCCGCGGCGGTAGCGATCGAGGCCAATGTCGCAGGCGGCATCATCGTCGCCGCGCCGCCGTCGGACGACAGCACCACGGACGACGACGAAGACGATGACGGCGTCGACGACAGCGACGAGGGCACGGGCGCCATAACGGCGTACGGCAACGGCCCGGGAATGCTCATCGCCAGCGACGAGGCGATCACGATCGGCGCGCTGCCGTCGGCGAACGGCAGCTATTCGCTGCTCGTGGAGGGCTCGATCAACGGGATCGCCAGCTATAGCCAGACCGACGCCTATGGGCTCGTCATCGGCGGCGCGGGGGGGACGGTAAGCCTTCCGGGCGGGATCGGCATCAGCGGCGCCGTGACCGCGACGACAAGCGATTCGGCGGCAACCGCGATCCTCATCAATTCCGACGCCGTCGTCAGCTCGCTCTACAACAGTGGAACGGTCAGCGCCCAGATCAATTCGACGGGCGAGGGTGAAGCCTATGGCATTCGCGACCTGTCGGGCACGCTGACGACGATCGAGAATACCGGCTTCATCAGCGCCGTCGGGTCGAACACCGATATCGTTCGCGCGATCGACCTGTCGAGCGCGACGGCGGACGTGACGATCACCCAGCACCTCAATGCGGAAGATGCCGAGACGCACGCCGACGCGGAGGAGGACCTGGACGAAGGCGAGACCGACGACACGGTCTATACTGCGATCACGGGCCATATCGAAACCGGGTCCGGCAACGACACGCTGTCCGTCTCGGCGGGGCAGATCCTCGGCAACACCTATTTCAACGACGGCAACGACACGCTGCTGCTGTCGGAACGCGCTTATTATTCGGGCAAGGTCTATTTCGGCAACGGGATCGGCACCGCGTCCCTGACCGACGATTCCTACTTCACGGGAACGATCGACTTTGGCGGCCAGGCCGGTTCGCTGACGATCTCCGACACCGCGACATTCTATGGAACCATCGGTAACGGCGCCGCCGCTTCCATCGTCGTCGAAGGCGGCGAGTTCGGCGTGTCCGGCGTCAAGAGCTTCGAAGTGGGATCGCTGACGGTGAAGCAGGGCGGCGTGCTGCGCGCCTATATCGACGGCGAAACGAAGACGAGTTCGCTGATTACCGCCGGCACCGCGACCTTCGAGAGCGGCGCGATCATAACCGCGACGGTCAGCTCGCTCGAAGATGCCGAGGGCAGCTACGTCATCCTGAGCGCGGACAGCCTGGTGGGCACCCCCACCTTCGACGATACGACCACCGAGATCCCGTTCATCTTCGATGGCTCGGTGAGCGTGGCGAACAACGAGTTGGTGCTGGACATCCGCCGCAAGCTCGCGTCCGAACTGGGCCTGCGCAGTTCCTCCGCCAGCGCCTATGACGCTATTCTGACGGCGGCGCTGGAAGACGATGTCCTTGAACAGAGCTTCCTCGACATGATGGATGGCGAGACCTTGCAGACCCAGGTCGCGCAGATGCTGCCCGACCATGCGGGGGGCCTGTTCGATTCGGTCACCCGCGCGACCCGGCTGGCGGCGCAGCATGTCATGGATCGGGACGCCATCTTCGACATCACCGAGCCCGGCCAGATGGTCGCCTGGGCAGAACCGGTCGTCTGGCGCAGCAACCGGCGCGCGACCGGAGTAAACGCCTATAAAACGAGCGGATGGGGGTTCTCGGGCGGCGCCGAGTGGCTGACCGACATTGGCTATGTCGGCGGTTCGGTCGCTTGGCTTGGGGGCAAGGTCACCAACAATGGCGGCAGCGGGGTTATCGATACCTCGCAATATGACATCGGCGCATTCTGGCGCAGCGCACGGTCGGGGCCGCTCTTCGGCTATGCCCGGGTGGGTGCCGCGCGCACCAACTTCTCGAGCGAGCGAACGGTCGACCTGACCGCCAGCGACACCGACTATAGCTATACCAGTTCGGCGGACTGGGGCGGGTGGCTCTTCTCCGGAATGGGCGGAGTCTCGTACGACATCACGCCGACCTCGCGGCTGAAGATCCGGCCCAAGCTGGGTGTGGAGTGGTTCCAGCTCCGCGAAAACTCGTACGACGAAAGCGGCGGCGGCGACGCGATCAACCTGTACGTGGCAAAGCGCACGAGCAGCTCGCTCAGCGCCTCCAGCACCGTCGCCTTCTCCTATGCACTCAAGCCCGCCTCGGACTCGGTTCCGCTGTCGATCGAACTGGAGGGCGGTCGCCGCTCGGTGCTTGCCGGAAAGCTCGGGGTGACCAAGGCCAATTTCCTCGACGGCGATACCTTCTCGATCACCCCCGAGGGTATCGACGATAGCTGGACGGCCGAGATCCGCCTTCTCGGAGGGGGCTTCGACCATACGTGGAAGATCGGCGCCGGAGCCGAAAAGACGCGGAACGGAAGCCTCAATTTCTCAACCCGCGCATCGTTCAGCATCGCGTTCTGACAGCCCGGCATGCCCGCGCCGCTCCGTCGGCGCGGGCAAGCCGGAACTTGCGGGGCAGACCCACGAGAACGAAGTCAGCACGACCAGCGACGATTCCGATACGGTGGCGAAGCTCTCGCGGTCGGAAAACCGATAAGCAGTTCGCGCGATCGATAGCGCGGCGGCGCTCAGCGCATCAGGCCGGCGGCACGCAGGGCATCCTCGATGACTTTGCCGACCCCCGCCGCCAACGGGCGTTGCCGCGCAGGACCGCGCTGCTCGGAGCGCACCTCGCCCGGATGCCGCGCGGGTGCCGGGGCGCTTGCCGGCGCCGCGGCAGCGCGCGTGCGACGCGGCTGGGTCAGCCCCCAGAAGCCAGCGATGTGCCGGGTGGAGGAGATCGCAGCCTCCAGCATGTGCGGGCCGCTCGCGCCATAGCCATCGTCGCCCCCGGCTGCCAGCGGCGTGCCGTGTCCCATTCCGGTGATGCGATATTCCTCGATCACCGCGCGTCCGCCCGCATCCCGCCACAGCCGGTGCGGATAGCCGTCGATCTCGTCGCTCTCGTCCGGACCGGCATCCACGCCATGGATCGCCTGCCATTGCTGGAGAACCGCGTCGCCATTGGCCGGGACGACGACATGGTCGGCCCCGCCATGCCACACCGACACGATCGGCCAGGGCCCACGGTGCGGCGACGCATTGCGGACCGCGGCGGCAAGCGCATCGCGCCCCGGCCCGCCCTGCCCGCGCATCCGCTCCAGCGCCTCGGGCACGTTGCGCGCGACACCGTACGGCAGGCCGGCGATGATCGCCCCGCCCGCAAACAGCTCGGGATAGACCGCCAGCAGCACCGATGTCATCGCGCCCCCGGCCGAGAGCCCGTTCACGAAAATGCGCGCGGGGTCGATGCCGTGGCCGCGCACCATCGCATCGATCATCTGGCGGATCGACAGCGGCTCGCCGGCATCGCGGCGGGTGTCGCCGGGCTCGAACCAGTTGAAGCACCGGTTCATGTTGTTGGCGCGCCGCTGCTCGGGAAAGAGCAGGACGAAACCATGGTCGTCGGCAAGCTGCGACCAGCCCGAGCCATGGTCATATCCCGCCGCGTTCTGGGTACAGCCATGCAGCACCACCACGAGCGGCGGATTGGCCACCACTGTCTCCGGCACGTAGAAATAGGCATCCAGCGCACCCGGATTCGATCCGAAATCGTGCAGCGGCGTCAGCCTGGCCGGCGACGCCTCGGACGCGGGATGCACACGGCCCTCGCGGAGCGCGCTCAGTCGTGCGAGCGTATCGGATAGCGGGCCCATGTCATACTCCTTCGGCCTGGGAGAAACCAAAGGCGGCCGCTCCGCCTCAAACGGTCCAGCCCATAGTTGGTTGCTGCAGTGCAGCATTTCAAGCTATAAGGTGCACGGCGTCTTAACCTGCAAGGGAGTCCGGCAACGCGATATGCGTGACCGTCATGCCGCGGCGGTCGGGGCAGCGGCGGGCCAGTCGCCGCCCTCGAGCGGCGCCAATGCCTCGAATGCGCCGCGCGCGATCGAAAGCGTGAGCCGGTCGCACCCAAAGGCGATCGCATCGCGCGGGACCGCGCGCAGGTCCTCGCGCACGCCGGCGACACCGCCGGTCGCCACGACGACATAGCTCACCCTGCCCGAGCCGCACTCGACCAGCGCCTCGACGGCCTTCCCGACTGCGCTGCCGTCCTCACCGACGACCGCCATCCCGGCGACGCCGGTGGCGGTGAACAGCGCCGGCACCGACGCGCGCCGGCTCCGCGCCTTGGCCGCCCGGCCACCGTCCTCATAGGTCGCCTGCCGCCCGAGCCAGCGCCAGATGCCGACCAGATTGACCAAAGTCAGGAAGGCGTTGGTCGCCAGCAAATTGGTCTGTCCCGACGACACGCCGACCACTATCCAGCATAGCGATCCGACCGTGAACACGACGAAGCCCCACCCGGTCACGCGCGCGCCCAGGTTCGCGGCGGTCATCATGGCGGCGATCATGGTCGCGGCCGGCGCGACCCATCCGGCGATTTCGTTCAGTTTCCGCTCCTCTCGAACGTCGTGGCCTACCCCTGCGAGCCGATGGCCGCCGCGTCCCAACGCGCAATCCTCCCGATCGGCGACCGGCCGTCGTAAAATTTCCTCGAAAGGGCAGCGACGCTGGCGGCACCAGTTGGGCAGCCTGGCCAGCGCCCCCTGACATTCGGCTACGGCCTGCAATGCGGCCCCCCGGCGCTGCGCATTTGGTTTTGCGCTTGGAATCAGTATCCGGGGCCCGGACAGTCCTTCCGTCGAGGACGCCATAACCGCATATTGCGGGCGCCGGCGCTATGGGTCGGGCAGGATTGCGCTTGGGGGACGAGGATTGGGCGACAAGAGGCAGGACGAACGCAGCGGACGCTCGCATGCGCGCGCGACGATCGCCGACGTTGCGAAGCTGGCCGGCGTTTCTTCGATGACGGTATCGAACGTGCTCAACCAACGCCCCAAGGCGGGTGCCAATGCGCGCGCGGCGGTGCTCGCGGCGGTCGAGCAGCTTGGCTATGTCCCCAATCGCGAAGCCAAGAGGCTGGCGGGTGCGCAGACGTTGCGCGTCGGCATCTTCTATACCGATGCCGCCACCGCCTTTGTCGGCACCGTGCTGGTGGGCGCACTCAACGCCTCGGTCGAGATGGGTGCCGAAATCGTCGTCGAGCGCGCCGATCCGGCAGACCCCGCCGCGCTGCGCGCGTCGCTGCAACGCCTTCAGCGGACCGGCGTCAACGGAATCCTCCTGCCCCCGCCGATCGCCGAACTCGTCGCCCGATCGGGCTGGTTGCGGGAGATCGATCTGCCCGCCGTCGCGGTCGGCCCCGGCGCCGCGCTCCCCGGCCTGCCCGCGGCGCGCTGCGACGAGCGCCAGGCGGCGTACGACATCACCCGCCTGTTGATCGCGCGCGGCCACCGCCGCATCGGCATCGTCGGCGGTCCGGAGGGGCACAGCGCCGCCGCGATGCGGCTCGAAGGCTATCGAGGCGCCATGGCCGACGCAGCGCTGCCGATCGATCCCGACAGAATCGAGCCCGGCGACTTCACGTTCCAGGGCGGCGCAGACGCTGCGGCGCGATTGCTCGGGCGATCCCCGCGCGTCGACGCGATCTTCGCCACCAACGATGCCTCGGCCTGCGGCGTGCTGGCGACCGCGCATCGGCTTGGCATCGCAGTGCCCGATGCGCTGTCGGTCGTCGGCTATGACGATACCCCCGTGGCGCGGCAGGTCTGGCCGGCGCTGACCACGGTGCGCCAGGACACGACGACGATGGGCAGGATCGCGATGACGCTGCTGGCCGATCTGATCGCCGCGCGCCGCGCCGGGCGCGAGCCGCCGGGCGACCAGCTGGTCCCCTATGCCGTGATCGAGCGGGGGTCGATCCGGTCGGAATGACCGAAGCCGCTTGACATCGAAGTCCGAGACAGCGTTGAAGTCCGAACCGGAGTTGTAGCGCTAAACCAATCGGAACCGAGATGAGTCTTCCCGCCCTTCTACGCATCGCAGCGCGGCCCGCCGCATGAGCGCGCATCCGGTCCCCGCCGATGCATGGCCCGCCCGCCGCACGGCCTGGACGGCGGCGATCATCCTGATGCTGGCCAACACGCTCGCCTTTGTCGACCGGCAGGCGCTCGCCTTGCTGGTCGAGCCGATCAAGCGCGATTTCGGCGTATCGGACACGAGCATGAGCCTGCTCTACGGGCTGAGCTTCACGCTGTTCTACGTGCTGCTGGGGATTCCGATCGCCCGGCTGGCGGACCGCGCGAACCGGCGCAACATCGTCGCGGCCTCGGTGCTCGCATGGAGTGCCGCCACGGCGCTGTGCGGCGCCGCGCGCAGCTTTCCGCTGCTGTTCGCCGCGCGGATCGGGGTGGGCGCGGGCGAGGCCGGGCTCGGCCCCGCAGCCTATTCGATCCTCTCGGATTATTTCGCACCCAAGCGGCTGGCCGCGGCGATCGGCGTCTATCAGATGGGCACCTATCTCGGCGGCGCGCTCGCCCTGGTGCTCGGCGGGCTGATGGCCGCTGCCATTCCGACCGATTCGGTCGTCACCGTGCCGCTGGTCGGCGCGGTGAAGGGCTGGCAGTTGGTGTTTCTCGCTCTGGGGATTCCCGGGCTGCTCCTCGGATTGCTGATGCTCACGATCCGCGAGCCGGTGCGCCGCGGGCTCGGCCAGCACGGCGCGCAGGTGGTGCCGCTCAGCCAGTTCTTCGCGCACGTCCTGGCCCGCCGCCGCGCCTATCTGGGTATCGGCATCGGCTTCGCGCTGATGATCCTGGTCGGCAACGGCACCGGCGCGTGGATCCCGGCCTTCTTCCAGCGCCGCTTCGAGTGGTCGACTGCGGAGATCGGCGTGCGATACGGCACCGTCGTGTTCCTGTTCGGCACGACGGGCGCGTTCGTCGGCGGGCATTTCGCGAGCTGGCTGTCGGCGCGGGGGCATCCGCGCGGCAATCTCGGTGCCGCGCTGCTGGGCTTTTCGGCGCTCATTCCGCTGACGATCGCCTTCCCGCTGGTGCCCAATCCCTGGGTCGCGCTCGCGCTGATCGCCGGGATGAATTTCTTCGCCGGGTTCAATTTCGGTGGCGGCCTCGCGGCGCTCCAGGAAATGACGCCCAACCGGATGCGCGCGCTGGTCGCCTCGGCTTATATGCTGCTGATCAACCTGATCGGCGGAACGCTCGGTCCGATGGCGGTGGCACTCCTTACCGATCGCTGGTTCGCCGATCCGCAACGGCTGCCCGAGGCGATTTCGATCACCTGCGCGATCGCGTCGCCGCTGGCGCTGCTATGCCTGATGATCGGAATGGCCGGGCACCGCGCGACGATGGCGACCGCGCCCGACACCGCGGCATGAGCGCGCCTGCCACCACGATGCCCGATCCGCTCGCGCTCGACGCCGCGGGCCGCGCCTGGGTCGATCGGACGCTCGCCGGCCTTTCGACCGAGGCTGCGATCGCGCAATTGTTCGTCCTGTCGAGCCGCGAGGACACGCTCGAGGAAGGCGCCGCGCTCGCCGCGCTGCGACCGGGCGGAATCCACCGCTTTCCCGCGCGCGACCTGGGCGAGGCAGTGGCCGCAACGCGCCGCATGATCGAGAGCGCCGACATCCCCGTCCTGCTCAGCGGCGACATCGAGGGCGGCACCGCGAGCTATCCCTTCACCACGGCGCTGCCCAACCAGATGGGCATCGCCGCCTGCGACGATCTCGCGCTTTCGGCGGCGGTCGCCGAAGTGATCGCGCGGGAGAGCCGCGCGCTGGGCTATGACTGGTCGTTCACGCCGGTGGTCGATCTCAACGTCGCGTTCCGCAATGCCGTGGTCGGGACGCGGTCCTATGGCTCCGACGTCGATCGCGTGCTGGCACAGGCGCGCACCTATGTCCGCGTGGTGCAGGCGCACGGCCTCGCCGCCACTGCGAAACACTGGCCCGGCGACGGGATCGACGACCGCGACCAGCATCTGACCACCACGGTCAATCCGATGTCGCCCGGTGCCTGGGCGGACAGTTTCGGGCGGATCTTCCGCCAGTTGATCGCCGACGGCGTGATGACGATCATGTCGGCGCACATAGCCCTGCCCGCTTATGCGGCGCAGGCCGGCGTCGAAGGGCGCGAACGCTTCGCGCCCGCCACGGTCTCGCATCTGCTCAACCAGCGGCTGTTGCGCGAGGAGCTTGGCTTTCGCGGCCTGATCGTCTCCGATGCGACGGTGATGGGCGGGCTGACCAGCTGGCTCGATCGTCGCGAGACCGTCCCGGCGGTGATCGCCGGCGGCTGCGACATGTTCCTGTTCAGCCGGGACGCCGCCTCCGACATGGCGCTGATGCTGGACGGCCTGCGCGAGGGGCGGCTGTCGGAAGCGCGGCTGGAGGAAGCGGTCCGGCGCGTGCTGTCGTTCAAGGCGGCGCTCGGGTTGCACCGGCGGACGCCGGACGAGCGGATCGGGTCGCTGGACGACGTCGCGGCGGCGCTGCGGACCGAGCGGCATCGCGAGATCGCCCGGGTCGCCTGCGGCCAAAGCGTGACGCGCGTGAAGGACACGCAGCACCTCCTTCCGCTCGATCCGGACCGCCATCGCCGCGTCGTCGTGATCGCCGATGCCGGCTGGACCTTCTTCGCCGGTGCCGTGGAACGGAGCTTCGATCCGTTCTTCGATGCGATGCGCGCGCACGGGTTCGACCTGCGGCATTTCGATCCGGAGGCGCCGCCGACCGCCGCCGATACCGATCTGCTGATCTATCTCGTCGGTCAGGAAGCGACGCCGAGCATCGGCCATATCCATCTCGATTTCGCCAGGATGCACGGCGGGATGCGGCGCGCGATGATGCAGTTCAACCGCGAGATTCCGACGCTGCTGCTGTCGTTCGGCCAGCCCTATTACCTCCGCGACGCCGCCAATTTCGCCACCCTGGTCAACGCCTATTCGTCGCTCGACACGGTCCAGCGCGAAGCCGTTGCGCGCCTGGTGGATGCAGCGCCGTTCGAGGGGGTCAGCCCGGTCGATGCCTTTTGCGGCGAGGAACAGCTGCGCTGGTAACCGGCGACGTGGCTCTCGGGCCGCACATTTTCAAAAGCGACCGACCGGCAGACGTGGCGCTTGACAGACCCCGCCTGCATGTTGTTTTGCGCTAAACCATAAGACGTATGGAGTGGATTAGTGATGGCCAGCCTAGTGACGAACCGCAGCACCGTGAACGATCGAACGGCGCTGCGCGCGGCCCGGAATTCCGTCGCCATACGGGCGCTGATCGCAGCGACGCTGTCGATCGCCCCCTTCGGCATCGGCGCGGCGCTGGCACAGGACGCGCCGCTGGCGCAGGACGTTCCGGCCGATGAGGTCGTCGATACCGGCGACATCGTCGTGACTGCGAACCGCACCGTATCGCTTGCTTCGAAGACGCCGATCGCGCTCAACGCCGTGAGCGGCGCCGATCTGACCAGCGCGGGCGTGACCAACCCCACGACGCTGTCCGAAATCATCCCCACCGTGACGATCGACCGCACCGATGGGCTGCGCATCACGATCCGCGGCGTATCGAGCAACGACAATACCGAAAAGGGCGATCCTTCGGCGGCGTTCCTGCTCGACGGCATCTACATCGCCCGGCCACAGGCGCAGGAGGTCTCGTTCTTCGACCTCGACCGAGTCGAAGTGCTGCGTGGTCCGCAGGGCACGCTCTATGGCCGCAACACGACCGCAGGCGTGGTCAATGTCATTTCGGCGCTGCCCAAGCATCGTTTCGAGGCGTCGATCGAGGGGAGCTATGGCAATTTCGACACGCGCCAGCTGACCGGCATGATCAACGTGCCGATCGGCGATCACGTCGCGGTGCGCGCCGC from Sphingomonas hengshuiensis encodes the following:
- a CDS encoding PRC-barrel domain-containing protein, producing the protein MIAAMMTAANLGARVTGWGFVVFTVGSLCWIVVGVSSGQTNLLATNAFLTLVNLVGIWRWLGRQATYEDGGRAAKARSRRASVPALFTATGVAGMAVVGEDGSAVGKAVEALVECGSGRVSYVVVATGGVAGVREDLRAVPRDAIAFGCDRLTLSIARGAFEALAPLEGGDWPAAAPTAAA
- a CDS encoding autotransporter outer membrane beta-barrel domain-containing protein, with amino-acid sequence MKLRVLLRTTCFGSLAMAATPAFAQTTVSADSSTALATSKAGDVTIKNDVELSVASGAAITVDSNNKVTVSEDDDDDSDDEAGQITAGTGDGATGILIKPGVATTVTNDGVITVLEDYDPVDDDANGVADGVLASASNRYGIWAEPGGTVTGTITNTGSITVEGLNSGGIVLDSTLDGSLVQQGTIYVAGDNSVGIRTADVTGDIILEGTTVVTGAGARALSVEGDVGGTIRIQGTVGHQTTFTYDDDDNTIALSRFDLRSGAAAVAIEANVAGGIIVAAPPSDDSTTDDDEDDDGVDDSDEGTGAITAYGNGPGMLIASDEAITIGALPSANGSYSLLVEGSINGIASYSQTDAYGLVIGGAGGTVSLPGGIGISGAVTATTSDSAATAILINSDAVVSSLYNSGTVSAQINSTGEGEAYGIRDLSGTLTTIENTGFISAVGSNTDIVRAIDLSSATADVTITQHLNAEDAETHADAEEDLDEGETDDTVYTAITGHIETGSGNDTLSVSAGQILGNTYFNDGNDTLLLSERAYYSGKVYFGNGIGTASLTDDSYFTGTIDFGGQAGSLTISDTATFYGTIGNGAAASIVVEGGEFGVSGVKSFEVGSLTVKQGGVLRAYIDGETKTSSLITAGTATFESGAIITATVSSLEDAEGSYVILSADSLVGTPTFDDTTTEIPFIFDGSVSVANNELVLDIRRKLASELGLRSSSASAYDAILTAALEDDVLEQSFLDMMDGETLQTQVAQMLPDHAGGLFDSVTRATRLAAQHVMDRDAIFDITEPGQMVAWAEPVVWRSNRRATGVNAYKTSGWGFSGGAEWLTDIGYVGGSVAWLGGKVTNNGGSGVIDTSQYDIGAFWRSARSGPLFGYARVGAARTNFSSERTVDLTASDTDYSYTSSADWGGWLFSGMGGVSYDITPTSRLKIRPKLGVEWFQLRENSYDESGGGDAINLYVAKRTSSSLSASSTVAFSYALKPASDSVPLSIELEGGRRSVLAGKLGVTKANFLDGDTFSITPEGIDDSWTAEIRLLGGGFDHTWKIGAGAEKTRNGSLNFSTRASFSIAF
- a CDS encoding ATP-binding protein encodes the protein MPNLKRFSLLLRIFLVMLASAAAAQLISGVLLFVLPAPVPRLFSVDQVSAALKTGHDSSRNLLLSAEPPATLATRQSESSARMRALFTQRLGVPASRLRLQLFLEPHFPRRVGPDGRLSSGPPPFGGLPRERFGRPSDELLFGDFLVSLQLADGSWRTARPARGFATFWRWRALSWLLAALLAIAPFAWWLARRITRPIAAFAEAAERLGRDPRSAPVPVRGPPEIEEAASALNQMQARVSRYIEDRSMLLAAIAHDLRTPLARIAFRMENAPEPLRAATETDIKDMEAMLSSTLSLVRDLTVPPKRQRLDLRALMESVTDSFSDNGDDVRLEEGAAAIVDGDRAELKRLFGNLIRNAVLYGGQATVAIGTSGGRAWVEVRDLGPGVPEELLERVFEPFFRIEQSRNRASGGVGLGLASARAIARAHGGEVTLRNRSEGGLVARVSLPVSSS
- a CDS encoding extracellular catalytic domain type 1 short-chain-length polyhydroxyalkanoate depolymerase, whose product is MGPLSDTLARLSALREGRVHPASEASPARLTPLHDFGSNPGALDAYFYVPETVVANPPLVVVLHGCTQNAAGYDHGSGWSQLADDHGFVLLFPEQRRANNMNRCFNWFEPGDTRRDAGEPLSIRQMIDAMVRGHGIDPARIFVNGLSAGGAMTSVLLAVYPELFAGGAIIAGLPYGVARNVPEALERMRGQGGPGRDALAAAVRNASPHRGPWPIVSVWHGGADHVVVPANGDAVLQQWQAIHGVDAGPDESDEIDGYPHRLWRDAGGRAVIEEYRITGMGHGTPLAAGGDDGYGASGPHMLEAAISSTRHIAGFWGLTQPRRTRAAAAPASAPAPARHPGEVRSEQRGPARQRPLAAGVGKVIEDALRAAGLMR
- a CDS encoding response regulator, with amino-acid sequence MSKVLVVDDDISIRTLLANSLSAHGYDVCTAANTIEMNQALVRTPVDLIILDVMMPGEDGLSACRRLVDDGGPPVVLFSALGEEQDRIAGLEFGADYYLTKTCTPREVLANVRAVLRRQERPVTRPERYSFGEWTIDLSSNELLDGHATLIDLTDGEFAVLRAFVQHPRRVLSRDALLELSRGRDSEAFGRAIDIQVSRLRRKLRAPGDDVIRTVKHEGYLFSPQVQRA